The nucleotide window CTGTAAGTATACATTACAAGTTATTCTGAATCTTCTTGCACAAATCTATATACCAATCTGCTATATAACATGATGCCTACAGAGGGGATGACATGTTGGACAGCTTCTCTTTAGAAGCAGATACATTGGAGCAAATTTGTTTAGTGAAAATTGAATCCGATTGCCAATTTAaccaaatttgacccaaaatgaGTTTCTGAAAGTTTGCTCACATCTAGTGATGACTTCTCTAGGAAACACTGCATATTTACCCCCACTTGAAGACTGAAGTATCCCAGCCAAAAACTCCTTTACTTATTTTTGCATCCTCATGGTATGAGGTCTCCCCACTTTGTGGATTGGTTCCCCAAAATTTGCAACTGTGCATTGAGTTAAGGGGGTCTTCCTATCTTTTAGATTAGTTCTTTATTATCACATGGGTTGATTAGTTTACTATCTTTGTACATTTGGCAATGGCTATGCCTAGTTAACAAGAATGGAATtaaactgcagtaccagacacagccactagTAATGTATGGCGCTGTGTCTGGTAAGCAGTGAAAGGGAGATGTTGCTCAGCTTAAAAGTGAAAAGTAAAGATAGTCACCCAAATAGCAAAATCTTGGGAACTGAATTGTGTAGCAAGAAAGTAAAACCACTCTCGGAGTCTGGGTGTattctaaaaacttttttttaaaaatcaaaattttttttttgcctgcccACATGTGTTCCAATACTAGATAATTAGTGATGACCTAACTTGCCGAACCAAAACGCaaagcatttgactcctggtggttgGAGAAGAAAGatgcagtcctggaaaacgttattttggccatagactgtatccacggTTTCCCTgatagccctagggctgcatcgaaCTTCTCAAACTACTGGAAGGCAAATGGCGAGCATTTGGGTTTGGTCAAACCTGAACGTTTGGTAAGTTTGCTCACTACTACAgataatgggagagatttatcaaacatggtgtaaagtgaaactggctcagttgcccctagcaaccaatcagattccacctttcattttccaaagagtctgtgaggaaaaaaaggtggaatctgattggttgctaggggcaactgagacaccatgtttgataaatctgccccaatgtctCTTACAATAGCTTATGACCTTATGGTACGGTTCTTTGTCCTGTAATAAATAACACACGTTCACAGTCACTGCTTTAATAGATCACTTACAATTATTAAATATCAGTATCAACAAAGTACTTTCATTTGTGAGCAACGTAAGATAAATATCTTTTTACACTTGTGACTCTAAGACCTCAGTGATATCCTATGCCACATTCCCACTTTTATCTATAGACAATAATGACAAGATCTTCACGTTTCACTGACCAAAATGTCCTCTGAGAGTCCTTGAGAGAAGTGCAGAGCCGACATGTCTGTTCTTGAGGACGTTACCCTGTAGGAGTCTTGATATATTTGTCTGAGGAGACCTCGAGAAGGTGGCAATGATCTCCGAGCATGATTTTACCTAGAGAAAAGCAAGCACTCCGCAAAGATAGAAAGAGTGCCCCCTCCAGAGTCATGCCACCACACCTCCCAGAATAACAAAGTGTCTATTTGTGCCCTTTTCCCACCCCTTGTAAGAAAGTATAGTGGCATAACCGTTGGGCAAGTGGTAAATTCTTGCATAAGTTCACTTTGCCCATGGGAATATGGGGATGTCGCTAACCTGAGCTTGGGCCTCCATCGCGGCCACAGGGGCCACCACTGGTGTCTGTGCACTCTTGTCTTTAAAGGCTAGTACTATCATTACGAAACCATCTCTCCTGGGAAAAAGGATTCATCTCCAGAACTCCTGCCAAGTAATGACACAGTGTTCTGCAAATCTGTCACAGTGAGGTGGCTGCTGAACGCTTTACTCATGCAGAGCTGGCTCTGCTGAGCTCCTGCATTTAACGTCTTTTAAGTCTATAGGGGGAAAGCTTCCTAGGGTGTGAAGATGATCATGGAAGATTTGTTGGCTTTAAATGTTCTCCATTTGCAGTCGGCTTCTTCCAAACCCAACACTTCCCACCTCCTCTTGAAGAGTTACATGTGTCTGGGCAATCCCAGTGTTCCCCACTCTTCCATCTGGGCACAGGAGCACGCTGGAGTCTGCTTCACACTTGGTGGGACGGGCATAACAAGTCACCAACTCTGGGGGCAACAGTTCCACTTTTACCACCTCTTTGGGTGAGCATTCAATGGGTGGAGGTGTTTGGGGATCTTCTCTCAATGGGATCTTTTCTGGATCTTCTTTATCCATATCTTCTGCCCTCTTTATAGAGAGGTCTAATGGCCCATCATGTGAGCACGAAGCCTTCTCAAGGGCCTGGTGGATATGAAGGAGTTCTAATCGTATCTTACCAAGTTGCTCTCCGAGAGTCCTTTGTCGACCACTGTCATCAGATGTTAGGTTTGCCAACTTCCTCTCCACTTTTCCATATTCCTCCAGGGTTCTGGAGAGGTCTCCAATGAGTAGAGATGCATTGACAACCACAGGCTCTGACTTTTCACTGCTAGGCTCAGATGGTCTTCTCCTCTTGCAAGCAGCCACCTCTAAAATTGAGTTCTTCTCACTCCAAATATCAGGAGTAACAGGAGAACAGGTGCTgtgaggagaagaaaaaaaaacataaattaaaaCGAGAAATGGAAAATTATGTATTTTAGGGATGTTGATGTAATGACattagtgatggtggtgatattAGTATTGGACCTGCTGACAGTTGCAAAAAGTGATCATCTATTAACCCTACCGAGCAACACTAAAGTTGTATATGTCAAAAGGTCTTACCTATTATGAGAAGTCCGTTCGCCTTCCATCAAAGATGATGTCTGCTCACTCACTCCATCTCTGTCTAGCCAAGGCTTCCTCTTCGCACATCTTGAAAGATTAAGTTTTTCCCAGGGAGACACCTCAATCTTGCTTTTCTGTGTAGAGACATCATTATTTCTGGTTGATTGTACCCCATAAGTTCCTAAAATGTCCTTCTGTTGTTGAATGATGTCTCTTACCATCTGGGGAACCCATTTCCCATCTCCCTCTGGTTTATTCTGAGCCAATGTTTGATTCTGCAACTTGTCACCAGGTGCCCAAGAGATGGTGGTGTTACCTTCTTCCGATTTAAGCAAGCAGGTCTTTAGAGGGTCCGTGGGTGTCTTTGGTTTTGGAGTACCAATAAATGTGTTTGTTGGCTGACCTTGGTTCATTGGCTTGCCTGAAGCTATCTTGGCATCTGTGTTAAAAGCGTGCTCAAACAGCAAGGGGTAGTAGAAGCGAGGAAGGAACGAGCTTCTCTCTGTGTTCTGTAAAGTCTGGAAGTGAGTGGAGTGTGGATTGTGCATTAGTTGGGCCGTGGAAGCTAGGAAGGGGAGCTGGGCCGTACCACTTGTCATGGTGGGGTTTAGATATGAGAACAGGTTGGTGTTTAGTGGGTAGTTAATGCCCAAAAGTGAAAGACCCTGGTGTTCTTGGTAATCAGAGTATGTTGGTGGTGGGTAACAAGGAATGATGTTTGTTCCATTGCACCCAACTGATGTGTCTGCTCCCGCTTTTTTAAGTGTGCTGGTCAATAGTTTCCACTGATCCACCCGACTTGCTCCAAGGTTGCTTGAAGTTTTTCGAGAAGCCTTGACAAATCTTTGTTCTTCCCTCTCCTTCTCAAAGTGTCCATCTAAAGAGAACACATCAGTGATGATGAACTCTGGCTCTCCCTCTTTGTTCATTGTCTCCCTTTTGCCCTTTAGTCCAGTTTCAGTTTTGCTTGTGGTTTGTGAAGACGGGATGTTCTTACTTTTTTCCTTCCGACTTTggcccaccacctcctcctcttcttcttctggtCTTTCATCATCTTCTTCTAGGAATCTCTGAATTTCAGAAGTCATCTTCTCACCAACCTGTCTGGCCTTTGTCGATCCTCCAGTGGAATCACAAGCCTCTTGTTTGTCTTGGTTACCTTCTGTATGTGGCTCTTGTAGGTTCATTTCTGGGACAAGGAAACTGTTCTTTTTGTAGGGCCAGTCGGACTCTATGAGGAGTGACAGGGAGTTCTTGCACAGACTGTATTTCATGTGGTTGTACAAGTGTGACTTCTCCATACAAGTAAAGGGGCACTGGAAGCACTTGTAATTATATGGCTTGCCCCATGGCCTGGGAATATAATGAGGTTTTTTGGGTTTCCGTTCTTTATGCTTACATGTAGAGTTCAACTTACATCCAGCTTCTTCGTCTTTTGACATTGTTTCTGATATTCTTATGAATTACAAGATTCTTTATGAAAATGTAGACTTTTTTTGTGTTCTTCCACTAAGAACTGA belongs to Dendropsophus ebraccatus isolate aDenEbr1 chromosome 9, aDenEbr1.pat, whole genome shotgun sequence and includes:
- the PRR35 gene encoding proline-rich protein 35 isoform X2 yields the protein MSKDEEAGCKLNSTCKHKERKPKKPHYIPRPWGKPYNYKCFQCPFTCMEKSHLYNHMKYSLCKNSLSLLIESDWPYKKNSFLVPEMNLQEPHTEGNQDKQEACDSTGGSTKARQVGEKMTSEIQRFLEEDDERPEEEEEEVVGQSRKEKSKNIPSSQTTSKTETGLKGKRETMNKEGEPEFIITDVFSLDGHFEKEREEQRFVKASRKTSSNLGASRVDQWKLLTSTLKKAGADTSVGCNGTNIIPCYPPPTYSDYQEHQGLSLLGINYPLNTNLFSYLNPTMTSGTAQLPFLASTAQLMHNPHSTHFQTLQNTERSSFLPRFYYPLLFEHAFNTDAKIASGKPMNQGQPTNTFIGTPKPKTPTDPLKTCLLKSEEGNTTISWAPGDKLQNQTLAQNKPEGDGKWVPQMKSKIEVSPWEKLNLSRCAKRKPWLDRDGVSEQTSSLMEGERTSHNSTCSPVTPDIWSEKNSILEVAACKRRRPSEPSSEKSEPVVVNASLLIGDLSRTLEEYGKVERKLANLTSDDSGRQRTLGEQLGKIRLELLHIHQALEKASCSHDGPLDLSIKRAEDMDKEDPEKIPLREDPQTPPPIECSPKEVVKVELLPPELVTCYARPTKCEADSSVLLCPDGRVGNTGIAQTHVTLQEEVGSVGFGRSRLQMENI
- the PRR35 gene encoding proline-rich protein 35 isoform X1, which translates into the protein MSKDEEAGCKLNSTCKHKERKPKKPHYIPRPWGKPYNYKCFQCPFTCMEKSHLYNHMKYSLCKNSLSLLIESDWPYKKNSFLVPEMNLQEPHTEGNQDKQEACDSTGGSTKARQVGEKMTSEIQRFLEEDDERPEEEEEEVVGQSRKEKSKNIPSSQTTSKTETGLKGKRETMNKEGEPEFIITDVFSLDGHFEKEREEQRFVKASRKTSSNLGASRVDQWKLLTSTLKKAGADTSVGCNGTNIIPCYPPPTYSDYQEHQGLSLLGINYPLNTNLFSYLNPTMTSGTAQLPFLASTAQLMHNPHSTHFQTLQNTERSSFLPRFYYPLLFEHAFNTDAKIASGKPMNQGQPTNTFIGTPKPKTPTDPLKTCLLKSEEGNTTISWAPGDKLQNQTLAQNKPEGDGKWVPQMVRDIIQQQKDILGTYGVQSTRNNDVSTQKSKIEVSPWEKLNLSRCAKRKPWLDRDGVSEQTSSLMEGERTSHNSTCSPVTPDIWSEKNSILEVAACKRRRPSEPSSEKSEPVVVNASLLIGDLSRTLEEYGKVERKLANLTSDDSGRQRTLGEQLGKIRLELLHIHQALEKASCSHDGPLDLSIKRAEDMDKEDPEKIPLREDPQTPPPIECSPKEVVKVELLPPELVTCYARPTKCEADSSVLLCPDGRVGNTGIAQTHVTLQEEVGSVGFGRSRLQMENI